The Stenotrophomonas maltophilia genome includes a region encoding these proteins:
- a CDS encoding 5'-nucleotidase, with translation MGDNSPRLLTVAVTSRALFDLEESHALFESDGVAAYAEFQRQHEDDILGPGVAFPVVRKLLALNQGASPENPRVEVILLSRNSADTGLRIFNSIQHYGLGIIRATFTAGEPTWPYVKPFGTDLFLSANPESVRSALRHGIAAATILPKPPGETAAAAADQIDTGRPAGQLRIAFDGDAVIFGDESERISREQGVEAFGRHERERAREPLSGGPFRGFLSALHTLQEVFPADESAPIRTALVTARSAPAHERVIRTLREWGVRLDEALFLGGRHKGPFLQAFGADIFFDDSQHNIDSAREHVAAGHVPHGVANEG, from the coding sequence ATGGGCGACAACTCCCCCCGTTTGCTGACCGTCGCGGTGACCTCGCGCGCGCTGTTCGACCTCGAGGAAAGCCACGCGCTGTTCGAGAGCGATGGCGTGGCGGCCTATGCCGAATTCCAGCGCCAGCACGAGGACGATATCCTCGGCCCCGGCGTGGCGTTTCCGGTGGTACGCAAGCTGCTGGCTTTGAACCAGGGCGCCAGCCCGGAGAATCCTCGCGTCGAGGTGATCCTGCTGTCGCGCAACTCGGCCGATACCGGCCTGCGCATCTTCAATTCCATCCAGCACTACGGCCTGGGCATCATCCGCGCAACGTTCACCGCCGGCGAGCCGACCTGGCCGTACGTGAAGCCGTTCGGCACCGACCTGTTCCTGTCGGCCAACCCGGAATCGGTGCGCAGCGCGCTGCGCCACGGCATCGCCGCGGCGACCATCCTGCCCAAGCCGCCCGGCGAGACCGCGGCAGCGGCGGCCGACCAGATCGATACCGGGCGCCCGGCCGGCCAGTTGCGCATCGCCTTCGACGGTGACGCGGTGATCTTCGGTGACGAGAGTGAGCGCATCTCACGCGAGCAGGGCGTGGAGGCATTTGGCCGGCATGAGCGTGAACGGGCCCGCGAACCCCTCAGCGGCGGCCCGTTCCGCGGTTTCCTGTCGGCCCTGCATACGCTGCAGGAAGTATTCCCGGCCGACGAAAGCGCACCGATCCGCACTGCGCTGGTGACCGCACGCTCGGCACCGGCGCATGAGCGGGTAATCCGCACCCTGCGCGAGTGGGGAGTGCGCCTGGACGAAGCGCTGTTCCTCGGCGGCCGCCACAAGGGGCCGTTCCTGCAGGCGTTCGGTGCCGACATCTTCTTCGATGATTCGCAGCACAACATCGACAGTGCGCGAGAGCATGTGGCCGCCGGCCACGTACCGCACGGTGTCGCCAACGAGGGGTGA
- a CDS encoding NAD kinase, with protein MSDTPRIAFLASTAEPAQMARAAMISRYGDHAPEQADVLCPLGGDGFMLQTLHRHGHLGKPVFGMKLGTVGFLMNQYRGDDDVQARIARAEPANLRPLEMVALTESGTSTGSLAYNDVSLLRQTRQAAHIGIDLNGQERVAELIGDGVLVATPAGSTAYNYSAHGPVLPLGSHTIALTPLAPYRPRRWRGAILKADTEVRFRVLDPYKRPVSVTADSHETRDVVEVTIRESKDRRVTLLFDPEHNLEDRILSEQFVF; from the coding sequence ATGAGCGACACCCCCCGCATCGCTTTCCTGGCCAGCACCGCCGAGCCCGCGCAGATGGCCCGCGCGGCGATGATCTCGCGTTATGGCGATCACGCGCCGGAGCAGGCCGACGTGCTGTGCCCGCTGGGGGGCGACGGCTTCATGCTGCAGACCCTGCATCGGCATGGGCACCTGGGCAAGCCGGTGTTCGGCATGAAGCTGGGCACGGTCGGCTTCCTGATGAACCAGTACCGTGGAGACGACGACGTGCAGGCCCGCATCGCACGCGCAGAACCGGCCAACCTGCGCCCGCTGGAAATGGTGGCGCTGACCGAGTCCGGCACCAGTACCGGTTCGCTGGCCTACAACGATGTTTCGCTGCTGCGCCAGACCCGGCAGGCCGCGCATATCGGTATCGATCTGAACGGCCAGGAGCGCGTGGCCGAACTGATCGGCGACGGCGTGCTGGTGGCCACCCCGGCCGGCAGCACCGCCTACAACTATTCCGCGCATGGTCCGGTGCTGCCGCTGGGCTCGCACACCATCGCGCTGACGCCGTTGGCCCCGTACCGGCCGCGGCGCTGGCGCGGCGCGATCCTGAAGGCCGATACCGAAGTGCGCTTCCGCGTGCTCGATCCGTACAAGCGCCCGGTCAGCGTGACTGCCGATTCGCACGAGACCCGCGACGTGGTCGAGGTGACCATCCGTGAGTCGAAGGACCGCCGCGTGACCCTGCTGTTCGACCCGGAGCACAACCTGGAAGACCGGATCCTGAGCGAACAGTTCGTTTTTTGA
- a CDS encoding NAD-glutamate dehydrogenase has translation MKPQKTAAKTVKNKTKPAESEVAVTAGFSLEPVYTALRKRYPAAAQAEAVAFATDFYKRMESDEFPHHSAEEWAALAAETLEFARARKAGKANVRVFNPTAKANGWESPHTVLQIVNDDMPFLVDTVTMSLAEQGVGVHVLGHPVLRFTRDKAGKLVKVGEGDAESVMLLEIDRQPAEAMAAIEQAINKALDEVRAIVRDWQPMKDKALALADDLGKRQLPVDDASRKEAQEFLRWAADNHFTFFGYREYRVEKQGKEDVLAPLNDTGLGLMRGKDKSAARPVKTLAAQGLNATSGLKDALILTKTNARSRVHRAGYMDYIGVLEFDAKGKIIGEQRFLGLFTSGAYNRRPWEIPLVRQRHEHVMKQSGLAPASHSGKALRHILETLPREELFQSSEDELFRTAMGVLGLQERVRSRLFLRRDKYSRFISALVYLPRERFNTDVRLRIEAMLKDALHGEYVDSSVVLGESPLAQVHLIVRPKPGEMLDVDTAELEQKLAQVLRNWQDDLREALVARHGETEGLRIAARIGKALPAGYIEDNSTAVAANDVSQLDALTGPDDLRLSLQAVPRESGDGLRLKLYRQLDDIPLSDALPMMENMGLRVIAERPYRLSVDNAPVYVQDFEVESTAGAIDAASVDEAFGETFARVWHGDAENDGFNRLVLAAGLHWRQVAMLRGYCKYLLQTGVPFSQAYVEGTFARYPLLARLLVELFEARFDPATGHESKDDIAAGQAQLKAHFDVLAAGDDATLKVLKTVVDARKGDRDAQMQAARDALLKLMDRVSSLDEDRILRSFMGVIDATLRTSYYQTDANGQHGHVISFKFDSALVPDLPKPRPYREIFVYGPRVEGTHLRFGAVARGGLRWSDRREDFRTEVLGLVKAQMVKNTVIVPVGAKGGFFAKTPPVNGDRDAIFANGVACYKLFIQGLLDITDNIVNNKIVPPVDVVRHDMDDPYLVVAADKGTATFSDIANGLAIAHGFWMGDAFASGGSVGYDHKGMGITARGAWESVKRHFRALGRDSQTQDFTAVGVGDMSGDVFGNGMLLSRHIRLVAAFDHRHIFLDPNPDAATTFVERERLFTVPRSSWADYDAKLISKGGGVYPRSLKSIEITPQVREALGLDDNVKALSPNDLMSAILKAPVDLLWNGGIGTYVKAASEQHSDVGDRANNALRVNGGELRCKVVGEGGNLGMTQLGRIEAAQAGVLLNTDFIDNSAGVDTSDHEVNIKILLNDVVRAKKLTVEQRNKLLASMTDEVAELVLNDNYRQNQALSLMERMAVKRLGSKQHFIRTLEQQGLLDRQIEFLPSDAELSQRKARGQGLTRPELSVLLSYSKLVAFAQLLESDIPEDPYLSKELQRYFPTPLQKKYADAMERHRLKREIIATAVTNQTINRMGATFLMRMQEDTGRSIAEVAKAYTISRETLDARALWAQIDALDGKVPESVQIDALEVIWKLQRSFVRWLLSRPGAMPGITEAVNRYQGPFNDIRVASGVLPDSQRPTYEALVAEWKEKGLPSALAQQLAELHFLEPAFDIIELARTRKLKPVDVSKVHFRLGDALQLPWLFEQVDALEVNGRWHAVARGVLRDELAANHRNLAGQVLGTKGSSAEAKVAAWMGRDDNSLRFTLAMLAELAEQKTLDYPTVSVAVQRLGQLAAHGA, from the coding sequence ATGAAACCGCAAAAAACCGCAGCCAAGACCGTGAAGAACAAGACGAAACCAGCAGAGTCGGAGGTCGCAGTGACCGCTGGTTTCTCCCTGGAGCCGGTGTACACGGCCTTGCGCAAGCGCTACCCCGCGGCCGCACAGGCCGAAGCAGTGGCCTTTGCCACTGACTTCTACAAGCGCATGGAATCGGACGAGTTCCCGCACCACAGCGCTGAAGAGTGGGCCGCTCTCGCGGCTGAGACGCTGGAATTCGCGCGTGCCCGCAAGGCCGGCAAGGCCAACGTCCGCGTGTTCAATCCGACCGCGAAGGCCAACGGTTGGGAATCGCCGCACACCGTGCTGCAGATCGTCAACGATGACATGCCGTTCCTCGTCGATACGGTCACCATGTCGCTGGCCGAGCAGGGCGTGGGCGTCCACGTGCTGGGCCACCCGGTGCTGCGCTTCACCCGCGACAAGGCCGGCAAGCTGGTCAAGGTCGGCGAGGGTGATGCCGAGTCGGTGATGCTGCTGGAGATCGACCGCCAGCCGGCCGAAGCCATGGCCGCCATCGAACAGGCCATCAACAAGGCGCTGGACGAAGTACGCGCGATCGTGCGCGACTGGCAGCCGATGAAGGACAAGGCACTGGCACTGGCCGACGACCTGGGCAAGCGCCAGCTGCCGGTCGACGATGCATCGCGCAAGGAAGCACAGGAGTTCCTGCGCTGGGCCGCCGACAACCACTTCACCTTCTTCGGCTACCGCGAGTACCGCGTCGAGAAGCAGGGCAAGGAAGACGTACTGGCGCCGCTGAACGACACCGGCCTGGGCCTGATGCGCGGCAAGGACAAGTCCGCGGCCCGCCCGGTCAAGACCCTGGCCGCGCAGGGCCTGAACGCCACGTCCGGCCTGAAGGACGCGCTGATCCTGACCAAGACCAATGCCCGTTCGCGCGTGCACCGCGCCGGCTACATGGACTACATCGGCGTGCTGGAATTCGACGCCAAGGGCAAGATCATCGGCGAGCAGCGCTTCCTTGGCCTGTTCACCTCCGGTGCCTACAACCGTCGCCCGTGGGAGATCCCGCTGGTGCGCCAGCGCCATGAGCACGTGATGAAGCAGTCGGGCCTGGCCCCGGCCAGCCACAGTGGCAAGGCCCTGCGCCACATCCTGGAAACGCTGCCGCGCGAAGAACTGTTCCAGTCCAGCGAGGACGAACTGTTCCGCACCGCGATGGGCGTGCTGGGCCTGCAGGAACGCGTGCGCAGCCGCCTGTTCCTGCGCCGCGACAAGTACAGCCGTTTCATTTCCGCGCTGGTCTACCTGCCGCGCGAGCGCTTCAACACCGACGTGCGCCTGCGCATCGAGGCGATGCTGAAGGACGCGCTGCACGGTGAGTACGTGGATAGCTCGGTGGTGCTGGGCGAATCGCCGCTGGCCCAGGTGCACCTGATCGTGCGCCCGAAGCCGGGTGAAATGCTCGACGTTGATACCGCCGAACTGGAGCAGAAGCTGGCCCAGGTGCTGCGCAACTGGCAGGACGACCTGCGCGAAGCGCTGGTGGCCCGCCACGGCGAGACCGAAGGCCTGCGCATCGCCGCGCGTATCGGCAAGGCGCTGCCGGCCGGCTACATCGAAGACAACAGCACCGCGGTCGCAGCCAACGATGTCAGCCAGCTTGATGCCCTGACCGGCCCGGACGACCTGCGCCTGAGCCTGCAGGCCGTGCCGCGCGAAAGCGGTGATGGCCTGCGCCTGAAGCTGTATCGCCAGCTGGACGACATCCCGCTGTCGGACGCGCTGCCGATGATGGAAAACATGGGCCTGCGCGTGATCGCCGAGCGTCCGTACCGCCTGTCGGTCGACAACGCCCCGGTGTACGTGCAGGACTTCGAGGTCGAATCGACCGCCGGCGCGATCGATGCCGCCAGCGTCGATGAAGCCTTCGGCGAGACCTTCGCCCGCGTCTGGCACGGCGATGCCGAGAACGATGGCTTCAACCGCCTGGTGCTGGCTGCCGGCCTGCACTGGCGCCAGGTCGCCATGCTGCGTGGCTACTGCAAGTACCTGCTGCAGACCGGCGTGCCGTTCTCGCAGGCCTACGTGGAAGGCACCTTCGCGCGCTACCCGCTGCTGGCCCGACTGCTGGTCGAGCTGTTCGAAGCGCGCTTCGATCCGGCTACCGGCCACGAGAGCAAGGATGACATCGCCGCCGGCCAGGCCCAGCTGAAGGCCCACTTCGATGTGCTGGCTGCTGGCGACGACGCCACCCTTAAGGTGCTCAAGACCGTGGTCGACGCCCGCAAGGGTGACCGCGACGCGCAGATGCAGGCCGCGCGCGATGCGCTGCTGAAGCTGATGGACCGTGTGTCCAGCCTGGACGAGGACCGCATCCTGCGCTCGTTCATGGGCGTGATCGACGCGACCCTGCGCACCAGCTACTACCAGACCGATGCCAACGGTCAGCACGGCCATGTCATCAGCTTCAAGTTTGATTCGGCGCTGGTGCCGGACCTGCCGAAGCCGCGCCCGTACCGCGAGATCTTCGTCTACGGCCCGCGCGTGGAAGGTACCCACCTGCGCTTCGGCGCGGTCGCCCGTGGTGGCCTGCGCTGGTCGGACCGTCGCGAAGACTTCCGTACCGAAGTGCTGGGCCTGGTCAAGGCACAGATGGTCAAGAACACCGTGATCGTGCCGGTCGGCGCGAAGGGCGGCTTCTTCGCCAAGACCCCGCCGGTGAACGGCGACCGCGACGCGATCTTCGCCAACGGCGTGGCCTGCTACAAGCTGTTCATCCAGGGCCTGCTGGACATCACCGACAACATCGTCAACAACAAGATCGTGCCGCCGGTGGATGTCGTGCGCCACGACATGGACGATCCGTACCTGGTGGTGGCCGCCGACAAGGGCACCGCGACCTTCTCCGACATCGCCAACGGCCTGGCCATCGCGCACGGCTTCTGGATGGGCGATGCGTTCGCCTCCGGTGGTTCGGTTGGCTATGACCACAAGGGCATGGGCATCACCGCACGCGGTGCGTGGGAATCGGTCAAGCGCCACTTCCGTGCGCTGGGCCGTGACAGCCAGACCCAGGACTTCACTGCGGTCGGCGTCGGCGACATGTCCGGCGACGTGTTCGGCAACGGCATGCTGCTGTCGCGCCACATCCGCCTGGTCGCTGCCTTCGACCACCGCCACATCTTCCTGGACCCGAACCCGGATGCGGCCACCACGTTCGTCGAACGTGAGCGCCTGTTCACCGTGCCGCGTTCGAGCTGGGCGGACTACGACGCCAAGCTGATCAGCAAGGGCGGCGGCGTGTACCCGCGCAGCCTGAAGTCGATCGAGATCACCCCGCAGGTGCGTGAAGCGCTGGGCCTGGATGACAACGTCAAGGCGCTGTCGCCGAACGATCTGATGAGCGCGATCCTGAAGGCACCGGTCGACCTGCTGTGGAACGGCGGCATCGGTACCTACGTGAAGGCTGCCAGCGAGCAGCACAGCGATGTCGGCGACCGCGCCAACAATGCCCTGCGCGTGAACGGTGGCGAGCTGCGCTGCAAGGTGGTGGGCGAGGGCGGCAACCTGGGCATGACCCAGCTGGGCCGCATCGAAGCCGCCCAGGCCGGCGTGCTGCTCAACACCGACTTCATCGACAACTCGGCCGGTGTGGACACCTCCGACCACGAAGTCAACATCAAGATCCTGCTCAACGATGTGGTGCGGGCCAAGAAGCTGACCGTCGAGCAGCGCAACAAGCTGCTGGCCTCGATGACCGATGAAGTCGCCGAGCTGGTGCTCAATGACAACTACCGCCAGAACCAGGCGCTGAGCCTGATGGAGCGGATGGCGGTCAAGCGCCTGGGTTCCAAGCAGCACTTCATCCGTACCCTGGAACAGCAGGGCCTGCTGGATCGCCAGATCGAGTTCCTGCCGTCCGACGCCGAGCTGTCCCAGCGCAAGGCACGCGGCCAGGGCCTGACCCGCCCGGAACTGTCGGTGCTGCTGTCCTACTCGAAGCTGGTGGCGTTTGCCCAGCTGCTGGAATCGGACATCCCGGAAGATCCGTACCTGTCCAAGGAACTGCAGCGTTACTTCCCGACCCCGCTGCAGAAGAAGTACGCCGACGCGATGGAGCGTCACCGCCTGAAGCGCGAAATCATCGCCACGGCCGTGACCAACCAGACCATCAACCGCATGGGCGCCACCTTCCTGATGCGCATGCAGGAAGACACCGGCCGTTCCATCGCCGAGGTCGCCAAGGCCTACACCATCAGCCGCGAAACACTGGATGCGCGCGCGCTGTGGGCGCAGATCGATGCACTCGACGGCAAGGTGCCGGAGTCGGTGCAGATCGACGCACTGGAAGTGATCTGGAAGCTGCAGCGTTCGTTCGTGCGTTGGCTGCTGTCGCGCCCGGGCGCGATGCCGGGCATCACCGAAGCGGTCAACCGCTACCAGGGTCCGTTCAACGACATCCGCGTTGCCTCGGGTGTGCTGCCGGATTCGCAGCGTCCGACCTACGAAGCCCTGGTGGCCGAGTGGAAGGAAAAGGGCCTGCCGTCCGCGCTGGCGCAGCAGCTGGCCGAACTGCACTTCCTGGAGCCGGCGTTCGACATCATCGAACTGGCCCGCACCCGCAAGCTGAAGCCGGTGGACGTGTCCAAGGTCCACTTCCGCCTGGGCGATGCCCTGCAGCTGCCGTGGCTGTTCGAGCAGGTCGATGCGCTGGAGGTCAACGGTCGTTGGCACGCCGTGGCACGTGGCGTGCTGCGTGACGAGCTGGCCGCCAACCACCGCAACCTGGCCGGCCAGGTGCTGGGCACCAAGGGCAGCAGCGCGGAGGCCAAGGTCGCAGCCTGGATGGGCCGTGACGACAACAGCCTGCGCTTCACCCTGGCGATGCTGGCCGAACTGGCCGAGCAGAAGACCCTGGACTACCCGACCGTTTCGGTCGCGGTGCAGCGCCTGGGCCAGCTGGCGGCACACGGCGCGTAA
- a CDS encoding TetR/AcrR family transcriptional regulator — MNPAYLPVALDARDERVFDAVRELLAQQGMQMSMEAVAQHAGCSKQTLYSRYGSKQELLRRVMQRHVGHATGAMVRALRTDDLRASLLQFATDFLEHFNQPHVGQACRLIAADAAQFPEEARTLYRHGAGALTLHLAEWIETVCMRGQLRHDDPHFMAELLLSMIAGQDFDKQRFHTPHRDDARLRRRWAEFSVDSFLRAFAPQPSPAPSSNQPRSSS; from the coding sequence GTGAACCCGGCCTACCTCCCCGTTGCCCTCGATGCACGCGATGAGCGTGTGTTCGACGCCGTACGCGAACTGCTGGCCCAGCAGGGCATGCAGATGAGCATGGAGGCGGTGGCCCAGCACGCCGGCTGCTCCAAGCAGACCCTGTACTCGCGCTACGGCAGCAAGCAGGAACTGCTGCGCCGGGTGATGCAGCGCCACGTCGGCCACGCTACCGGCGCCATGGTTCGTGCACTCCGCACTGACGACCTGCGTGCCAGCCTGCTCCAGTTCGCCACCGACTTCCTGGAGCACTTCAACCAACCGCACGTGGGCCAGGCCTGCCGGCTGATCGCCGCCGACGCGGCCCAGTTTCCCGAAGAGGCGCGTACGCTGTACCGGCACGGAGCCGGCGCACTGACGCTTCATCTTGCTGAATGGATTGAAACCGTTTGCATGCGTGGCCAGCTCCGGCATGACGACCCGCACTTCATGGCCGAACTGCTGCTGAGCATGATTGCCGGTCAGGATTTCGACAAACAGCGTTTCCATACCCCCCATCGTGATGACGCGCGGCTGCGTCGGCGCTGGGCAGAGTTCTCCGTCGACAGCTTCCTGCGCGCCTTCGCGCCTCAGCCGTCGCCGGCCCCGTCTTCAAACCAACCCCGGAGTTCCTCCTGA
- a CDS encoding efflux RND transporter periplasmic adaptor subunit: protein MTAPLRTLALTCAVAVALAACKKPEQQTPPPPEVGVIDAKPQTLPLQRELVGRLSPFRSADVRARVPGVLLKRVYQEGSQVKQGQTLFLIDPAPLRASLNASEAQLASARATYANAKVAADRARSLAPQQFVSKSDLDNAESAERTALAAVKQAEAAVTSSRISLGYTEVTAPISGVANKQQVTEGALVGQGDVTLLTTVDQLDPLYVNFSLSVDELTQLRAQQAKGALALSGDGKATVNVKLADGSTYSEPGTLDFSSTTVDPATGAVSLRALLPNPQQILLPGAFVSFQANLGERNNAFLVPQQALLRDTTGGYVMVVGADGKVVRKNVKTDGAQNGNWLVSDGLAAGDKVIVAGVQKVKEGAPAVAKPWSPGQDANGKPAAGGAAPAGTAPAAGKAPADAAKPEQADAAKPAATDSNKQ from the coding sequence ATGACCGCCCCACTCCGCACCCTTGCCTTGACGTGCGCCGTTGCTGTCGCGCTGGCTGCCTGCAAGAAGCCGGAACAGCAGACGCCCCCGCCGCCGGAGGTGGGCGTGATCGACGCCAAGCCGCAGACCCTGCCGCTGCAGCGCGAGCTGGTCGGTCGCCTGTCGCCGTTCCGCAGCGCCGACGTGCGTGCGCGCGTGCCGGGCGTGCTGCTCAAGCGCGTCTACCAGGAAGGCTCGCAGGTCAAGCAGGGCCAGACCCTGTTCCTGATCGACCCGGCGCCGCTGCGTGCCTCGCTCAACGCCTCCGAAGCACAGCTGGCGTCGGCCCGCGCGACCTACGCCAACGCCAAGGTGGCCGCCGACCGTGCACGTTCGCTGGCGCCGCAGCAGTTTGTCTCCAAGTCCGACCTGGACAACGCTGAATCGGCCGAGCGTACCGCGCTGGCGGCGGTCAAGCAGGCCGAAGCAGCAGTGACTTCCTCGCGCATCAGCCTGGGCTACACCGAAGTAACCGCACCGATCAGCGGCGTGGCCAACAAGCAGCAGGTCACCGAAGGCGCGCTGGTCGGCCAGGGCGATGTGACCCTGCTGACCACCGTCGACCAGCTCGACCCGCTGTACGTGAACTTCTCGCTGAGCGTGGACGAGCTGACCCAGCTGCGCGCGCAACAGGCCAAGGGCGCGCTGGCGCTGTCGGGCGACGGCAAGGCCACGGTGAACGTCAAGCTGGCCGATGGCAGCACCTACAGCGAGCCGGGCACCCTGGACTTCTCCTCGACCACGGTCGACCCGGCCACCGGTGCGGTGTCGTTGCGCGCGTTGCTGCCGAACCCACAGCAGATCCTGCTGCCGGGCGCCTTCGTCAGCTTCCAGGCCAACCTGGGCGAACGCAACAATGCCTTCCTGGTACCGCAGCAGGCCCTGCTGCGCGACACCACCGGCGGCTACGTGATGGTGGTCGGCGCCGACGGCAAGGTCGTGCGCAAGAACGTGAAGACCGATGGCGCGCAGAACGGCAACTGGCTGGTCAGCGACGGCCTGGCCGCCGGCGACAAGGTGATCGTGGCCGGCGTGCAGAAGGTCAAGGAAGGTGCACCGGCGGTGGCCAAGCCGTGGAGCCCGGGGCAGGACGCCAACGGCAAGCCGGCCGCAGGCGGCGCCGCTCCGGCGGGCACCGCACCGGCTGCTGGCAAGGCACCGGCCGACGCGGCCAAGCCCGAGCAGGCCGATGCGGCCAAGCCGGCCGCCACCGATTCGAACAAGCAGTAA